DNA sequence from the Deltaproteobacteria bacterium genome:
GGCGTCGAGCTTCACGGAGCCCACGGGTACCTCCTTGGCCAGTTCACCTCCCCCTACTTCAACCATCGCCGTGACGAGTACGGTGGCTCTCCCGAGAAGCGCTGGAAACTTTCCCGGGACATGATTCAAGAGATTAAGAAGGAGATGGGGCCGGATTTCTTAGTGGGCTACCGTTTCAGCGCCAGAGAATATATCGCCGGAGGGCTTGATTTGCCAGAATCCATCCCAATGGCTAAAGCGATCCAGGAGTCCGGGGCCGACTACCTCTCGGTGAGCCACGGTTGTTATGGGTCGGTGACCCGTATCTTTCCCCGGGGCGAGGGATCTATGAGCGAGGATGCCGCCGCGATTCAAAAAAACGTTTCCATCCCGGTCATGGCTCCGAACTTTCAGGATCCGGGGAAAGCTGCCGAGGCCATTGCCGATGGATCGATTGCCCTGATAGCCCTTTCCCGGGCCCTCCTGGCCGACCCTCTCTGGCCCCGGAAGGTAAAGGAGGGGCGACCCGAAGATATTCAGAGCTGTATTCGCTGCTATCGGTGCGTTCAGGCGGCCATTATCGACTACTCTCCCGTTCGTTGCCCGGTGAATCGCGGCCTCGGGTTTGAGCGTTTCGATCCGCGGTTTCTTCCTCATCCTCCATAAAACCACGTAAACCACAGAATAGTGAAAGGGGTAAGGGGATCACCCATTTTCCTAAACGAAACTTGACCTGACCGAAAGTTCGATGCTATTTTGCACTGCAAACGCCCAGGGTTTAAAATTTTGTTAAGCAGAAAATTGCAGATACCTCAAGCTTCCGGCTACAAGTATGTGTAATGGGGTCACATCTTCAATAGTTAATTAAAATTTCCTGAATTAAATGTGATGACCTCGTAAAAAGTCGGCAGAAGAGTCATTGCGAGTCCGCCTGAGGCGGACAAATAAACAATACTTTATTACTTTAGCCTGCCCCCAAGATTAGCCTGGACCCAAGACCCCAACAGAGGAGGTTTTCGCTACGCTGCCGTCACTGCTCGAGGGACAGTTAAAGGACACCGATATCAGGGAAGCGCTGAAAGAGGCCCATTTCCCCACCGTAGCGCGGGAGACACAGCGTGAGGCGCGCTTGCGGCTGGGTCAGTTCACCGCCGAGGAAATAACCCCCCGACGCTCTTTAAAAGTCCTTGAGTCAAAAAAACTCCCTCCGAAAGAGCAAAGGTGCTGCTGGAATAAGGGGAACGGCTGATAAGGGGGCAAAACGTAGAAAGTTAGGAGGGGGGGGTTCGCCCCCTCTCTTTATTTCCTATTCATACCACTTCGTAAACTCATCCGGCTTTTGCTTGAGGCTGTGGTAGGTATTTAATTTGGCCTTCTCGTCCGGGTAGCCCAGGGATATGCCGATAACCAGCTTTTTGCTCTCCGCTATGCCCAGGAATTTTTTAATCTCCAGCGCGTAGTCGGTCACCGAGGCCTGCAGGCAGCTCTCCACGCCAAGCGAGTGCGCCGCCAGAATCAGGTTCTGGGTAAACAGCCCCAGGTCGAAGATCGACCACTCTCCCAGCGACCCGTCAATGAAGAGGAAGACGGCGCACGGCGCGCCGTAGAACTCAAAGTTCATCAGGCGCAATTTTTCTCTCCCCTCCACATCATCCCTCGCTACCCCGAGCGCGCCGAGCCTATGGGCGCCATGCGCCCGGGAGCGCTCCTCCAGTGTCGGCGGCCAGCCCTTGGGCGTGGGCAGGTCGCGACTGGTCGGCGCCTTTGCCCTCGCCAGTTCCAGCAGTTTCCGACCCAGTTCATTCTTCTTTTTACCACTTACCACGACCACCTCCCAGGGCTGGGTGTTGGTATAGGAGGGGCTGTTGCTCACCGCCTGCAATATCTTTTCCATCACATCTCTGGCGATGGGATTGGGCTTGAAAGCGCGAATGCTCTGCCTCGTCTTGATACCTTCTATGATTTCCATTGGTAATACCTCCAGTTAAATAATTTAAAAATATCCGGTCATTAAAAGATCAGCGATGCCCAGCCTTCTTTCAGAAGGTCGGATATTATTGCCCCGACATAGACCACCTTTAAGTGATAAGGACTCACTTTAGAATGAGTTGAATATAAGCAAAAACGAAGCTGGATGTCAACCCAAAAAGACCACAAGATATGAAGGAAGGTTTTAGGCCAGTATTGCAGATAACAATTACCAGATGAAATCTTGCATTATGCCCGACATCTATCAGTCAACGACTCCAGGAAGAAATTTTCTTTAGATTAGACATGCCAAATCCCCACCCATCCTTCCTCGGAAAGCTTATTTAAAAAGGTCCCCCGGTGGCCTTTCAATATCGGCCCCAAGCGCTGGCTGCTTCGTTCCCCTTTCTATGGAAAGGGTG
Encoded proteins:
- a CDS encoding NADH:flavin oxidoreductase; protein product: MLPQHEALFEPITLGKIRLANRVVLAPTYVGMGDLRGNVTDQSLCYYFARASGGVGLVIVEITGVTGRYAFNPGYGLGAASDKHLPGLRDLAQVIHWGGAKALLQLLPGQGAQALQSYENRPLVGPSDVPTPLPQDGLPDNLKNLLHKKPEQPRPLTQEEIQGLKFSMVQAAGRAKKAGFDGVELHGAHGYLLGQFTSPYFNHRRDEYGGSPEKRWKLSRDMIQEIKKEMGPDFLVGYRFSAREYIAGGLDLPESIPMAKAIQESGADYLSVSHGCYGSVTRIFPRGEGSMSEDAAAIQKNVSIPVMAPNFQDPGKAAEAIADGSIALIALSRALLADPLWPRKVKEGRPEDIQSCIRCYRCVQAAIIDYSPVRCPVNRGLGFERFDPRFLPHPP
- a CDS encoding nitroreductase, coding for MEIIEGIKTRQSIRAFKPNPIARDVMEKILQAVSNSPSYTNTQPWEVVVVSGKKKNELGRKLLELARAKAPTSRDLPTPKGWPPTLEERSRAHGAHRLGALGVARDDVEGREKLRLMNFEFYGAPCAVFLFIDGSLGEWSIFDLGLFTQNLILAAHSLGVESCLQASVTDYALEIKKFLGIAESKKLVIGISLGYPDEKAKLNTYHSLKQKPDEFTKWYE